In the genome of Oryzias melastigma strain HK-1 linkage group LG19, ASM292280v2, whole genome shotgun sequence, the window gacattggccaggaattatgagggaggggcaaagcaacgagagaaagaaCAATGGAAGtcttcaaaactttttattgttgctACGGAAAAGCAGAGACATGCTAAAGGCGGTTATTGAAGAGACTATGAAGGTACGCCAACAAATGTTTATGACAGACAGATTTTTTGGAAAACAGTGTGAAAGGAAATGTATATCccattaaaaattgttttaatgagcctgcattcatccgacagaccacatttcaatgagtctCTGTTGCATTACAACTCCATGTCTGGCTcactgtttacatcccataatgcccgacTACGGTGGCCGTTTAGGTCCAGCTGTTCAGCTCCAAGAACGGACTGTGTTCAGACTGAgcaaactggagctcagtccgattggaagcaaaccgagaccaccttgaagGATggtccgagagcggttcctggtcccgggtCAGGGTCCACTTGGTTGCATTTAGACTGAAAATGTATTCCTGGTTATCCCGGAGAATAAACTCTGGTTCCTATTAAGCGGACAAAATGTGTCccatctgaatacaccctaactGTACTAAAACTGCCGTTAGCAATCCTAATCTAATGTCGATAAGatagtgggttttttttagagtAGATTTTGTTACCTATAGTCCATACTGTGGCCACTAACACTACATAGCCAACTCTAAACCCCAAACTGACTTCCACAGCAGTGATGTCAGTGTGCCTTGGTTGTGCATCACCTTAATATCAATTTACAATTTAGATGTGTACATAATTGCAGTTTAGACATCTTAATCATTTTGTCTTAGGCTAGAAAGACAGCTTGTGACGCATttgcaattaaaataatttctgtttaaagtcacactccaactgtttttttctattataagtgttcccagtggttttaaTTGGGACTAAGCTGTTTTGtccaaaatcatacaagttctTGATCCAACAGGATTtgaacactcagaaatgcagttttcatcttgattttatacatgtcctccatgagaaaaaggctacaagataacatttttcaacggagtgggtctttaaaaagtataaaatgcaTTATACATTGAATCCGAGTTCTATGCATCATTGGAAGCCTCTCATACAAGACCCTTTAATTTTAAAGGTCAGCCATCTCCAATTCTTTCAGAGATAcaaatgccaaatttggtgaTTGCATGAAGGTCAGGATTTTTCCTGACATGACTCAGACCACTGAAAAGGCAGTTTGGATACATTATAATCCATGTTGTGACCCCCGAACATGGCGACAAACCTTGATGTTAAAGCACAGCCACAATGTCACTTTTAATGAGTCCTAGAGCAAATGAAGCTCAGTACTGCTTACTACTCCACAAGTGAAGTGTTTTAACCAGAAACCTGTGTAAGTCAGGTTTAAGCAGAGCTATAGTGTCAAGTCAATGTTAAACAGGTTTAGGCAATAAGTTTGAAGCCCAGGTAGCTCACTTAAGACTACCCATTTTAAGTAAGTAAAGTCAACATGTACATCTCTTTCAAAGACATAAAGACAATTACTGAAACTGAATTAAgcaaagctttttatttcaagtcTCCAAACAAGACCGATACAGAACTGACATTAAGGGCTCCAGGCATTAGTCTAGCCTTCAGTAACCCTTCTGTCCTTCAGATCCAGTCTGAGAGGAACCACCTTGGTTGTCCTCGTCAAACATGTGGTCAAAGATATCCTGAGTGTATTTGGCATCAGAACTGAAGTCCCGAGCACGCTGGTAGCCGCCGCTGGTCTTGACCACACGGGATACAGGGCTGGATGGACGCTGTCCAACAGGCCTAACAGGAACGTGGTCAGAGGTCCAGGCCACACGAGGGAAAGGACGGTTGGGCCTGAAGCTCAGGATCTCTGCAAGGAAGCGAGCAATGCTGGCGAGCTGCTGGTCAAACAGGTTCCCATCTGAGCCAGAACCAGAAACACCTCTGGAGCTGCTGGAAAATCTGCCACCGCGAGTGTTGGTGGAGCCAGCATTAAAGCCAGCAAGTCCAAAGCGGGATCCAGGTCCAACTCCAGATCCACTTTGACCTGAACAGAGAAGAGGTTACAGTCTGTGCAGTCAGCTTGGATCTGAACAGCTTCTTCTGGATACTTGCCTTGTTTAGCAGGAAGACAAGCTCCAATGCTGAAGAGGACAAAGACCATCCAGGAGATCCTGTTCACACCAACAACCTCAGTACACACAGGAACACAAAGCAACACACAACAAGCATGAAGGAGACTCACTTGACAACACACAGAGACATGATGAGGAACTCTGAGCTGATGTCCACCAGCAGAGTCAAAGTGAAGGAGATGAAGTGCTGCTGTTTGATGAAACTTCCACCCAGTTTGGAGTTATAAATGCTCTGAGCTTCTGGTACCGTCTCACTGGACTCCACCTGATCTCATTACACTCATCACTCTCACCTGCTGAACAGAAGATCTGTGGCAGATCCATTGATAGAatctaaacctttttttcttcttttcaaactGAGTAAATTCaagcttaattattttaaattttatttttaatgtgtcaaaaaagatGTCTTTAATCTTGATGGAATCAGCTGTGGTGGTTTATAGATCAATGTTTATGTTCAGTTACGGGGATCACCCAAACCATGAACCCCACCTTCAATCTTTTGTttatcaatcaaactttatctaaaaagcacttttcatattaaaacacaacacttatcaaaaataaaatatctttcaTAAAACTAATGTTAATGTAACTGAGCTAGTTCTGCTTTCCAGGCCTCTGCATTCAAACTCCCACATTCAGgcgtagctacacaagtttctatgaccgtttCAGGCCACTACGTAATAAAAGCCATTGAACCCAAGTTGAAAAttaaaccaggtcgaactttgTGTTCCCTTCTAAAAGTTCTCTGGCAAGACCTTGTGCAGGGGGTCACATCACATCTGAGCCTGGGGGGTGTCTGTTTCCCTGTGGTGTGGGTTCTGGTCCTTGCCTTCAGGCCTGGTTGGCCCATGTTTACAACCCTCCTCTGGGGCCCCAACTTCTCTTATTTGTTGTCCTCCTGGGTGGGATGGGGTGGGGGTGTCTGGCTCTTTCCTGGACCTCCTGCAGTGTGGGTGGTTGCCTGGGGTGTGGGGCGGGTCTCCTTTGGAGGACCCTTGTGTGAGCCTGGGATTGGGGTGAGGGGATACTCAAAATTGTGGGatatgtgtgttggtgtgtgtggggggacAAGTGTTTTGACACCTGGCACGGCAGTAGGGCTTTTTCTATTGGCTGGGGGGGCTTGTCTGATTCTCTCCTGGACCTCCTGCAGGGTGGGTGGTCGTCTGGGGCGGGTCTCCCTTTTAGGACCCTGGTCTTAGTCTGCAATTGGGGTGGAGGGTGCTCAAAATTCCAGGGTAATGGTGTACTGTTTTTCTGGGGATGGGAGGTGCTCCAGGGGTGTGGCTCGTGCTTGGGGCGCCTGGGCGCCATGAGGACTATTTCTTCTGGCCGGGGGGACCGCCTGGCTCTCTCCTAGATCTCATGCAGGGTGGGCGGTTGCCCACGGCATGGGGTGGGTCGCCCTTGGAGGACCCTGATCTGAGTCTGGGATTGAGGTTGGGGAATGCTTAAGATTTTTGGGAGGGGTGGTTGGCTGCCTTTCTTGGGCTTTCAAAGGAGTGGGGCCCCATGTTGGGCCCCCTGGCGCAGCAGGAGGGCTATTTCTCCTGTCTGGGGTGGAACTTGCTTTCTGCGGCGTGCAAATTTTCTTGATCTGCTGTCCCATGTGGATGTCTGGTGGGCCCCAGGTTCTACTGCAGCCTCACCTTCGGCGGGGGTATTGGGGGGTGACCAGGTGAGattgactatttttatttaatcactgctgacattacacctgctactactacttttgctgcattgagatgatcctacgTGACAgggagttttttattttgaaagaaacttgtgTCAAACGTTGAAAtaggctattttcttttaatgtttgcgtaatatttgtgcaaaatggTAGCATTAATGTAAATCAatatctcatttttttaaggggtgaaggaagactttgtggcttcaaggttgtggtcagtgagaaatcaactcAATGGCTTTTCAgagttaaaggttgctgacccctggtttaaacaGAGGAATGCTCAGATATCAACATAAGCAAATTTCAGTGCCAGCATGCCCATCCACAACCAGAAAGTCCCATATTCAAAGTCAATAGAACTGGGTTTACAGCCAAATCAGGAAGTGACTTCAATATGAATTTGATGACAGCATGAACCACAGATCTTCTGTTCAGCAGGTGAGAGTGATGAGTGTAATGAGATCAGGTGGAGTCCAGTGAGACGGTACCAGAAGCTCAGAGCATTTATAACTCCAAACTGTGTGGAAGTTTCATCAAACAGCAGCACTTCATCTCCTTCACTTTGACTCTGCTGGTGGACATCAGCTCAGAGTTCCTCATCATGTCTCTGTGTGTTGTCAAGTGAGTCTCCTTCATGCTTGTTGTGTGTTGCTTTGTGTTCCTGTGTGTACTGAGGTTGTTGGTGTGAACAGGATCTCCTGGATGGTCTTTGTCCTCTTCAGCATTGGAGCTTGTCTTCCTGCTAAACAAGGCAAGTATCCAGAAGAAGCTGTTCAGATCCAAGCTGACTGCACAGACTGTAACCTCTTCTCTGTTCAGGTCAAAGTGGATCTGGAGTTGGACCTGCTGGTTCTGGCTACAGCAGCACTTCTGGTTCCAGTGTTGGTTCTGGCCCAGATGGGAACCTGTTTGACCAGCAGCTCGCCAGCATTGCTCGCTTCCTTGCAGAGATCCTGAGCTTCAGGCCCAACCGTCCTTTCCCTCGTGAAGCCTGGACCTCTGAG includes:
- the LOC112153953 gene encoding uncharacterized protein LOC112153953, whose protein sequence is MSLCVVKISWMVFVLFSIGACLPAKQGQSGSGVGPAGSGYSSTSGSSVGSGPDGNLFDQQLASIARFLAEILSFRPNRPFPREAWTSEHVPVGSVEQRPLYPSSHVVQSSSGYQRARDFSSDAKYTTDIFDHLDVDGGKQGGSSKTGSKGHKGY